In a single window of the Pseudochaenichthys georgianus chromosome 16, fPseGeo1.2, whole genome shotgun sequence genome:
- the LOC117461026 gene encoding zinc finger protein 583-like, whose protein sequence is METEADGDNCRGPEPARNSDPESSLEPKAEDHTEDSSEPDTGDSSEPDTEDSSEPDTRDSFEPDTRDSSEPDTEDSADWKETREPASGSNSLKNRHESVSDPRCSAEKKPFSCSVCKKAFSRRGHLKIHMRIHTGEKPFSCSVCKKPFSMSESVKRHMRVHTGEKPFTCSVCKKAFPQRERLKRHMRVHTGDKPFSCSVCKKAFSQSAHLKIHMRVHTGEKPFSCSVCKKPFSKSESVKRHMRVHTGEKPFTCSVCKKAFPQRERLKIHMSVHTGDKPFSCSVCKKAFSCSVHLKRHMRIHTGEKPFTCSVCKKAFSRSGNLKIHMRIHTGEEK, encoded by the coding sequence atggaaacagaagctgatggagataactgtcgaggaccagaaccagccaggaactccgatccagagagcagtttgGAACCAAAGGCTGAGGACCACActgaagactcttctgaacctgacactggagactcttctgaacctgacactgaagactcttctgaacctgacactagAGACTCTTTTGAACCTGACACtagagactcttctgaacctgacacagaagacagtgctgattggaaggagaccagagaacctgcctcaggctcaaactcactgaaaaatagacatgaatctgtcagtgatccacgatgtagtgctgaaaagaaaccattcagctgctcagtctgtaagaaagctttttcaaggcgtggacatttaaagatacacatgagaatccacacaggagagaaaccattcagctgctcagtctgtaagaaacctTTTTCAATGAGTGAAAGTGTAAAgagacacatgagagtccacacaggagagaaaccattcacctgctcagtctgtaagaaagcttttccaCAGAGGGAACgtttaaagagacacatgagagtccacacaggagacaaaccattcagctgctcagtctgtaagaaagctttttcacagagtgcacatttaaagatacacatgagagtccacacaggagagaaaccattcagctgctcagtctgtaagaaacctTTTTCAAAGAGTGAAAGTGTAAAgagacacatgagagtccacacaggagagaaaccattcacctgctcagtctgtaagaaagcttttccaCAGAGGGAACGTTTAAAGATACACATGAGCGTCCACACAGGAgataaaccattcagctgctcggtctgtaagaaagctttttcatgtAGTGTACatttaaagagacacatgagaatccacactggagagaaaccattcacttgctcagtctgtaagaaagctttttcacggagtggaaatttaaagatacacatgagaatccacacaggagaggaaaaatAG